aaatggcAAAACAATGTTTTTCATTGTTTGTGAAATTGCATTTTTTCTAGCTGCATGCATTCCTTCTCTCTATCACAGTTATTCACTACATCTCTTTGTTAGCAATTTAAAATCAACGTTACGAAATGTAAAAAGTTGTTAGAAAGCAAAGGACCCTTGATATGCATGATTTCAATTTGTATTGCATAATTAGAGCTTACCAAATTAACTTCCATTCAGTGTAACAATAAATTACCAGAAATGCAGTACAtccaatatatataatatagagaAGATGATCCTAACCCCCTTCTATGTAAACATATCCAACAAATTAGACTAACTATTCCATACTAATAGAATGACATCGATAATTGATATCGCTACCTCAGAATTCTGATACTCTAATAGCATCGCGGGGTGTATCATAAGCATCCTTTGGCCTTGACTTCTTAACACCAGCAGTAACCCAAATCTTATCAGATTTGTAACCCTCTACTGTCACACTTGTCACCTTAACCCATACAAGAACTTTTGTTTTCATTCCCTCTATTGCTGAAAGCTTTCCCCTAGTAAGAACACCTTTGACTCGGGTTGCATATCGCAGTACAGAAGAATCCTTGAAGCTGACCTCACATGCAGATGGTAAGTAGACAATCAGCTTACCCTTGGTTTCGTCAAACTCATAACAGATTATGTTTTGAGGAAATAGCCCGAGTGGTAAACTGTACTCTCTGAGGAGATCTGGTAAACCTTTCTGTGGCTTACCTGTGGGAAGGCATTCAGAGCATATAAATGTGTCAACAATGTCAAAAGTTGTTTACATTTACAAGTTAACATAATATACACCATTGAAATAATAATTGTCTTGTCATTTTCATGTGTAGACTGTGTTAACAACTAGTCACACCCTTATCACTTATGGTATGCTAGAATGAGCAGGGATTAAATTGCTTGAcccttacaatttcaaggaccAACATGCTATTTAACCTGATCAAAATTATTTCATGATGAATATCATTGTATGAAACACAACACAATCTGAAGAAACCAGCTGGGTTTAGAAAAGAGTGAACTCAGAGGTGCATggaaaataaagtaaattttaaccTGAGTGAGTTTTCACACTGGTATCATGATTTCAGCATATAAGAGAAAGTGTGTCAGGTAAAGGGCCAAGTGTGAATAAGGTAGGTGATACATGAAAAACCTATTATCGCGGGTTGTCTAAAATGCAAAGGACATGATAACTAGATTCTCATTGATTCAAAGTAAAATTGATGCATTTTTCACCTAGTTTAGCATGATGATACTTAGCAGTCTATTTGAATCAGTTGGTTGCAGTAAATTCTTGAAAGAATGCATAAACTCACTGGAACATCTAGGGTTAAAACACATCCATACCTTTTAGTTTGTTGAAAACCCATTTGGCCTTCTCTTCAACAGTGCTTGAGAAAGTCTGCAAAATAAATAACCTCAAAtcagcaaaaacaaaaacattgtaGTAACACCAAACAGGGCCATCCAAATGAATATGGTTTTTGTACTAgcacataaattttattacgCTTTATGGTTCGGTAAATACAATTTTCTCAATATTACTGATAAAAGGCTGATGACTCACTTGGTTCTATCCATAGAGTAGCAGACAACAAATTT
Above is a genomic segment from Medicago truncatula cultivar Jemalong A17 chromosome 5, MtrunA17r5.0-ANR, whole genome shotgun sequence containing:
- the LOC11412813 gene encoding uncharacterized protein At5g01610; the protein is MEKALTKVASLKIGLGDSWITKKAKEEFTNISQDINTFSSTVEEKAKWVFNKLKGKPQKGLPDLLREYSLPLGLFPQNIICYEFDETKGKLIVYLPSACEVSFKDSSVLRYATRVKGVLTRGKLSAIEGMKTKVLVWVKVTSVTVEGYKSDKIWVTAGVKKSRPKDAYDTPRDAIRVSEF